The following is a genomic window from Acidimicrobiales bacterium.
CGGGCGACGCGCAGCCCGGCCGCCCGCACGGCCTCGCCCATCGCGCCCTTGTGGCGGCGGGCGGCGGCCAGCTCGGGCACGTTGGCCACGTGGGGGGTGACCCGGGGGGCGACGGCGTCGCCCAGCTCCACGCCGGTCTCGGTGGCCGACACGACGAACTCCGGCTCGAGGGCGGCGACCTTGGCGACCACCTCGTCGATGGGCCCGTCGCCGATGATGATCTCGTCGAAGTCCTGGGGCCGATAGGTCTTGCGGAAGTCGGGCGGCGGCTCCTTGGCGCTGAGCAGCGCCACGGGCGAGAACCCGACGGCCCGCAGCTCGGGGGCGAGCAGGATCCCGGAGGAGAACGGGTCGACGATGACGCCGACCCGCCGGCGGCTCACAGCTGGCCCCCCGCCGCCGCGGTGGCCGGGGCGAGCAGCCGGGCCGTCGCCGCGCACCACCGGTCGAAGGCGTCCTGCACGGCCGGGCTGTAGCCCCTGGCCCGCAGGCAGGCGTGCACGAACCCGGGCTCGACGACCAGCTCGACGGGGATGCCGTTGGCCTCGAGGCGCTCGGCGTAGGCCAGCGAGTCGACCTTCAGCGAGTCGAGCTCGGCCCCCATGATGTAGGCCGGCGGCAGGTCGTGGAACGTCTCGGTCAGCAGCGGCGACACGTACCGGTGCTCGAGGTTGGCCTGGTCGCCCACGTAGCAGGCGGTGAAGTACACCATCTCGTTGCTGGTCAGCAGCGGGGCGTCCTCGCCGCCGGCCCGCCAGCGGGCGAAGTCCAGCACCGGGCTCACGAGCGACTGGGCGGCGATGCGGGGGCCGCCCCGGTCCCTCGTCACCAGGCAGGCGACGACGGCCAGGTTGGCGCCCGAGCTGTCGCCGGCGACGCCGATGCGGTCCGGGTCGATGCCGAGCCGGTCGGCCTCGGCGACCACGCCCCGCAGGGCCGTCCAGCCGTCCTCGACGGCGGCCGGGAACGGGTGCTCGGGCGACGGGCGGAAGTCGACGG
Proteins encoded in this region:
- a CDS encoding alpha/beta hydrolase, producing MSPNFAPGLEKFIERATKVLPDEYHLLPIPEQRELYRGLTTAFPIPWPETVTAVDDAVTVDGHTVGLRVYRTTDEPGQAAVLYFHGGGFVLGDLGTHEAIVAELAAKSGTTVIAVDFRPSPEHPFPAAVEDGWTALRGVVAEADRLGIDPDRIGVAGDSSGANLAVVACLVTRDRGGPRIAAQSLVSPVLDFARWRAGGEDAPLLTSNEMVYFTACYVGDQANLEHRYVSPLLTETFHDLPPAYIMGAELDSLKVDSLAYAERLEANGIPVELVVEPGFVHACLRARGYSPAVQDAFDRWCAATARLLAPATAAAGGQL